The proteins below come from a single Streptococcus hyointestinalis genomic window:
- the ssb gene encoding single-stranded DNA-binding protein, translated as MINNVVLVGRLTKDAELRYTPSNVAVATFTLAVNRNRKNENGEREADFINCVIWRQAAENLANWAKKGSLIGIVGSIQTRNYENQKGQRVYVTEVIASQFHMLESRNQQEQGNSFQNGNNSNSGNFYPGGSPQSEFAGGTSGGYQSPFGNSNPMDISDDDLPF; from the coding sequence ATGATTAACAATGTTGTACTGGTTGGAAGATTGACCAAGGACGCAGAGCTCAGATACACGCCCTCTAATGTGGCAGTGGCAACCTTTACCTTGGCAGTCAATCGCAACCGTAAAAACGAAAACGGAGAACGTGAGGCTGATTTTATTAACTGTGTCATTTGGAGACAAGCAGCTGAAAACTTGGCCAACTGGGCTAAAAAAGGCTCATTGATTGGTATTGTAGGTAGTATCCAAACTAGGAACTACGAAAATCAAAAGGGTCAGCGTGTCTATGTGACTGAGGTTATTGCTAGTCAGTTCCACATGCTGGAAAGTCGTAATCAACAGGAACAAGGCAACTCTTTCCAAAATGGAAACAACTCAAACAGTGGCAATTTCTATCCTGGTGGTTCTCCACAGTCTGAGTTTGCAGGTGGTACATCAGGAGGTTATCAGTCCCCATTTGGCAACTCAAACCCTATGGACATCTCAGATGATGATTTGCCTTTTTAG
- a CDS encoding DUF1372 family protein produces MKDYQPLLFIGTLWLIILLAAMLKIRDLSYEVDELKAKEPIIIYTVDNAGGVMVGQITDKEIIEGRYTVTAEAYGKFLVTKEQYESLKVGDEIPEYLKKGGS; encoded by the coding sequence ATGAAAGACTATCAACCATTACTGTTTATTGGCACTTTATGGCTCATCATATTACTTGCAGCTATGCTGAAAATCAGAGATCTAAGTTATGAAGTGGATGAATTAAAAGCTAAAGAGCCCATCATCATCTACACCGTTGATAATGCAGGCGGTGTGATGGTAGGGCAAATCACAGACAAGGAAATCATAGAGGGACGCTACACCGTCACGGCTGAGGCTTATGGTAAGTTTTTAGTTACCAAAGAACAGTACGAAAGCCTCAAGGTCGGTGATGAAATCCCTGAGTATTTGAAGAAAGGAGGAAGTTAG
- a CDS encoding sporulation protein Cse60, protein MIRTKFLSYDYPHHEPIDKQINDWLAKNPDIELIDIKFQSNVSAVADSGVSAEYWHTSALIIYKEPEKSRLGIEFGEE, encoded by the coding sequence ATGATTAGAACTAAATTTTTATCTTACGATTATCCACATCATGAGCCTATTGACAAACAGATAAATGACTGGCTTGCCAAAAATCCTGATATTGAGTTGATTGATATTAAATTTCAATCAAACGTATCAGCGGTAGCTGACAGTGGTGTAAGTGCTGAATATTGGCATACATCAGCTTTGATTATTTATAAAGAACCTGAGAAATCAAGGTTAGGAATAGAATTTGGAGAAGAATGA
- a CDS encoding RusA family crossover junction endodeoxyribonuclease: MKLVLNIEPKPQSRPRFARRGNFTTTYEDKDMKAWRNQCRLLIATKYMSQPILVGALRAKVRFYIKPPQYISKPKKNQQALLDEVIPVGKKPDVDNYEKALYDSMSGIVFKDDGQIALHDVGKFYSLKPRIEVEVEVME; the protein is encoded by the coding sequence ATGAAATTAGTCCTGAATATCGAACCCAAACCACAGTCACGGCCACGATTTGCCAGGCGTGGGAATTTTACCACAACCTACGAAGACAAGGACATGAAAGCCTGGCGCAATCAATGCAGGCTACTTATTGCCACTAAGTACATGAGCCAGCCTATTCTTGTGGGTGCTCTGAGGGCTAAGGTGAGATTTTACATCAAACCTCCTCAATACATTTCTAAACCCAAGAAAAACCAGCAGGCGCTCCTAGATGAGGTTATTCCAGTAGGTAAAAAGCCTGATGTGGATAACTACGAAAAGGCTCTGTATGACAGTATGTCTGGCATAGTCTTTAAGGATGACGGTCAGATTGCTTTGCATGATGTCGGTAAATTTTACAGCCTCAAGCCACGAATTGAGGTAGAAGTGGAGGTCATGGAATGA
- a CDS encoding DNA methyltransferase, giving the protein MSNTKMTVWALFDSGNGSYTKGVATLNSSGGANIDIYPVGIDIENKNNHFINLNLADYGRLFGDTKLFDELDKLPKPDLIIASPPCESWSNASAMNEGNACWKQEDLSDALFAPQREASMFTIRNRSDYEQAYINYQYDRQFMKRINGELTAFNTIEIIKRYEPRYFIIENPASGRLWKYIEQVIGFNLPYLNMTRYNNYDYPLQKPTKFASNIDLGLKNDIIKQEVEWKYFSKSYNERSNIPQNLVIEIFTKVYNKFIQEKQHDK; this is encoded by the coding sequence ATGTCGAATACTAAAATGACCGTTTGGGCATTGTTTGACAGTGGAAATGGTAGCTATACAAAAGGTGTGGCTACTCTGAATAGTTCGGGGGGGGCTAACATTGACATCTACCCTGTGGGGATTGATATAGAAAACAAGAACAATCATTTTATCAACCTCAATCTAGCGGACTATGGCCGCTTGTTTGGAGATACCAAGCTATTTGATGAACTGGATAAACTCCCTAAACCTGATTTGATAATAGCAAGCCCGCCTTGTGAAAGCTGGAGTAATGCAAGTGCCATGAATGAGGGTAACGCCTGCTGGAAACAGGAAGACCTCTCAGACGCTCTTTTTGCCCCACAGAGAGAGGCTAGCATGTTCACTATTAGAAATCGTTCAGACTATGAACAGGCCTACATCAATTACCAATATGACCGCCAATTTATGAAAAGGATAAACGGAGAGCTGACAGCGTTCAATACGATTGAGATTATCAAGAGGTATGAACCTAGATATTTCATCATAGAGAACCCTGCCAGTGGTAGATTGTGGAAATACATTGAGCAGGTCATAGGATTTAATCTCCCATATCTGAATATGACAAGATATAACAACTATGATTACCCACTACAAAAACCTACAAAGTTTGCCAGTAATATTGACCTAGGATTAAAAAACGACATCATCAAGCAAGAGGTGGAGTGGAAATATTTTTCCAAGTCCTATAATGAACGCTCAAACATACCACAGAACCTAGTAATAGAGATATTTACTAAGGTTTACAATAAATTTATACAGGAGAAACAACATGACAAGTAA